A genomic stretch from Sphingomonas sp. HDW15A includes:
- a CDS encoding LLM class flavin-dependent oxidoreductase codes for MILLSVLDLAPIAEGSDAGTALGNALQLARHVERLGYKRFWMAEHHSMPGIASAATAVALCHVAGGTSTIRVGAGGIMLPNHSPLQVAEQFGTLEALFPGRIDLGLGRAPGTDQAAAQAMRRTLASDPHSFPRDVVELQDFFEKPRAGQRVRAIPGEGLKVPLWILGSSLFGAQLAAQLGLPYAFASHFAPQQMMEAIALYRAQFQPSSQLDRPYVMLGFNVFAADTDADAHLLATSLQQAFVALRTGNPGKLKPPVPDYEQSLPMEARALLRGLLQCSAIGSAETVRAQTLAFVERTGADELMVTSQIFDHQARLKSYEILAAAMAERAAA; via the coding sequence ATGATTCTCCTCTCAGTCTTGGACTTGGCGCCGATCGCGGAAGGCAGCGATGCTGGCACTGCGCTCGGTAATGCTCTCCAACTCGCGCGGCACGTTGAGCGACTTGGCTACAAGCGCTTCTGGATGGCCGAGCATCACTCAATGCCAGGAATTGCGAGCGCCGCGACGGCCGTGGCACTGTGCCATGTTGCTGGCGGCACTTCGACCATACGGGTCGGCGCGGGCGGAATAATGCTTCCTAATCATTCCCCTCTGCAGGTCGCCGAGCAGTTCGGCACATTGGAAGCATTGTTTCCAGGCCGTATCGACTTGGGCCTTGGCCGCGCACCGGGAACCGACCAGGCAGCGGCCCAAGCCATGCGGCGGACGCTGGCCTCTGATCCGCATAGCTTCCCGCGCGACGTGGTTGAGCTTCAAGACTTTTTCGAGAAACCGCGAGCGGGTCAGCGTGTGCGTGCTATTCCCGGTGAGGGCCTGAAGGTCCCATTATGGATCTTGGGGTCCAGCTTGTTTGGAGCCCAGCTGGCTGCCCAGCTGGGACTGCCTTACGCATTTGCTTCGCATTTCGCGCCCCAGCAGATGATGGAAGCCATCGCCCTATACCGCGCCCAGTTCCAACCGTCGTCGCAGCTCGACAGGCCTTATGTCATGCTCGGCTTCAACGTTTTCGCGGCCGACACGGATGCCGACGCCCACTTGCTTGCCACGTCACTGCAGCAGGCGTTCGTGGCGCTTAGAACCGGAAACCCCGGCAAGCTGAAACCCCCGGTCCCCGACTACGAACAATCCCTTCCAATGGAGGCCCGCGCCCTCCTGCGTGGCTTACTGCAATGCTCGGCAATTGGTTCTGCGGAAACCGTAAGGGCCCAAACTCTCGCGTTCGTCGAGCGAACGGGTGCTGATGAATTGATGGTGACTTCGCAAATCTTCGATCATCAGGCTCGTCTCAAGTCCTATGAGATCCTGGCCGCCGCGATGGCTGAACGAGCAGCCGCTTGA